In Pseudomonadales bacterium, a single window of DNA contains:
- a CDS encoding acyltransferase, which yields MKLGDDIGLVNVIFDSVYPFLIEIGSNCIITHATILAHDASPAVFGNKTRVGKVVIGNHVFIGAGAVVLPGVTIGSRVIVGANAVVSKNVPANSIVAGNPAKIVGSVDDWLVRKEERGELIDWFGGTVPDDEDVNRARKEAKLKFNIEVMEEYIE from the coding sequence ATGAAACTGGGGGATGACATAGGGTTGGTTAATGTTATTTTTGATTCTGTGTACCCATTTCTGATTGAGATAGGAAGTAATTGTATTATTACGCATGCAACAATCCTTGCTCATGATGCTTCTCCGGCGGTTTTCGGTAATAAAACTAGGGTAGGGAAAGTAGTAATAGGCAACCATGTCTTCATTGGCGCTGGAGCAGTAGTTTTGCCTGGTGTCACCATAGGTTCTCGTGTAATTGTTGGAGCGAATGCGGTGGTATCGAAAAATGTCCCGGCAAATAGTATCGTCGCGGGGAACCCGGCCAAAATAGTTGGAAGCGTTGATGATTGGCTTGTCAGAAAGGAAGAAAGGGGTGAGCTAATAGATTGGTTCGGAGGAACCGTACCTGATGACGAGGATGTTAATAGAGCTAGAAAGGAAGCGAAACTGAAATTTAATATTGAAGTAATGGAAGAATATATAGAATGA
- a CDS encoding SDR family NAD(P)-dependent oxidoreductase: protein MKSILVTGAGGFIGSHLTEKLVREGAKVKAMVHYNSRNDWGLLELIPKEVRNELEIISGDIQDPFFVDKAVEGCDTVFHLSSLIAIPYSYVAPQTYVATNVGGAVNVMQAAVRHGVSKVVHTSTSECYGTAQYVPIDEKHPLQGQSPYSASKIGADMIAESFWRSFELPVAIIRPFNTYGPRQSARAVIPTIISQALSGKVIKLGSLTPTRDMNFVADTVAGFVQVAKSDRSVGEVINVGSGVEYSIGEIANKIINILQSDSVIESDDQRVRPGKSEVERLLCCNAKAAELLGWKPQVNLDKGLEITIAWLKDNLNRYKANIYNL, encoded by the coding sequence ATGAAATCAATACTTGTTACAGGAGCCGGAGGCTTTATCGGCAGCCACCTTACCGAAAAACTGGTTCGGGAGGGTGCAAAAGTCAAAGCCATGGTTCATTACAATTCTCGAAATGATTGGGGTTTATTGGAGCTTATTCCCAAGGAAGTGCGGAATGAATTGGAAATTATTTCCGGTGACATTCAAGATCCATTTTTTGTGGATAAAGCGGTTGAAGGTTGCGACACCGTTTTTCATCTATCCTCTTTGATTGCTATTCCCTATTCTTATGTTGCCCCCCAGACTTATGTGGCGACGAATGTTGGTGGTGCGGTGAATGTGATGCAGGCGGCGGTTAGGCATGGGGTGTCGAAAGTTGTTCATACTTCCACCAGCGAGTGTTACGGCACCGCTCAGTACGTGCCGATTGATGAAAAGCATCCCTTGCAAGGACAGTCACCTTATTCTGCAAGTAAGATAGGTGCGGATATGATTGCAGAAAGCTTTTGGCGCTCGTTCGAGTTGCCCGTGGCGATAATACGTCCTTTCAATACCTATGGCCCACGTCAATCGGCGCGGGCGGTGATACCGACTATTATTAGTCAGGCACTTTCCGGCAAAGTGATTAAATTAGGGTCCTTAACACCCACACGGGATATGAATTTTGTTGCGGATACCGTAGCAGGTTTTGTCCAGGTGGCGAAGTCTGACCGTTCCGTCGGTGAGGTGATTAATGTCGGTTCCGGAGTGGAATACAGCATTGGTGAGATTGCTAATAAGATCATCAATATTCTGCAAAGTGATTCTGTCATTGAATCAGATGACCAACGTGTGCGACCCGGCAAGAGTGAAGTAGAACGTCTGTTATGTTGCAACGCGAAAGCTGCTGAGCTATTAGGCTGGAAGCCTCAGGTAAACTTGGATAAAGGTCTCGAAATAACTATTGCGTGGCTAAAGGACAATCTAAACCGTTATAAAGCCAATATTTATAACCTATAA
- a CDS encoding NTP transferase domain-containing protein has protein sequence MRAVILSGGKGTRLRPYTTVLPKPLMPIGDMPILEVVIRQLQQAGVTQITMAVGYLAELLRAFFGEGEKFKLSIDYSMEKEPMGTVGPLTLISGLDDTFVMMNGDVLTDLDYADLIAFHKKSGAVATIATYERKVKIDFGVIETDSAGLINAYIEKPEFDYRVSMGVYVFEPEVLAYLKPGEYLDFPDLVKILMADNKPVASYPFSGYWLDMGRPDDYERAIDEFESRRSDFLRGE, from the coding sequence ATGCGTGCAGTAATTTTATCCGGTGGTAAAGGAACACGTTTAAGGCCTTATACAACAGTATTGCCAAAGCCGTTGATGCCGATTGGGGACATGCCGATTCTCGAAGTGGTAATACGCCAATTGCAGCAGGCCGGAGTCACTCAAATTACTATGGCGGTAGGCTATTTGGCAGAGTTATTGAGGGCTTTCTTTGGGGAAGGGGAAAAGTTTAAGTTGTCGATCGACTACTCCATGGAAAAGGAGCCGATGGGAACTGTTGGCCCTTTGACCTTGATCTCTGGCTTAGACGATACTTTTGTGATGATGAATGGTGATGTTTTAACGGATTTAGATTATGCGGATTTGATCGCTTTTCATAAAAAATCAGGTGCGGTAGCAACGATTGCGACTTATGAAAGAAAGGTCAAGATAGACTTCGGGGTGATTGAAACAGACAGCGCTGGGCTGATTAATGCTTATATTGAGAAACCTGAGTTTGATTATCGTGTCAGTATGGGGGTTTATGTTTTTGAACCGGAGGTTCTGGCCTATCTAAAACCGGGTGAGTATCTGGATTTCCCTGATTTGGTAAAAATATTGATGGCAGATAATAAGCCGGTAGCCTCTTACCCATTTTCGGGTTATTGGTTGGATATGGGGCGCCCTGATGATTATGAGCGCGCAATTGATGAGTTTGAGTCACGACGTTCAGATTTTCTGCGGGGAGAATGA
- a CDS encoding DegT/DnrJ/EryC1/StrS family aminotransferase, with amino-acid sequence MEWKVPLFEPDLGSKEKQALCDVIDSGWLTQGERTAQFEREFSAYIGSAHGIAVTNCTVALHLALEALGIEVGDEVICPSLTFVATANAIRYCGAKPVFADITSLQDWNISKPTIEKVITPKTKAIIVVHYAGYVCDMAPIMQLAAQHNLKVIEDVAHAPGASRKGKYAGTWGDAGCFSFFSNKNMTTGEGGMVVTDNPGLCQRTQRMRCHGMTSVTLDRHKGHNFSYDVVEKGFNYRMSELNAAVGLVQLEKLKVGNERRKEHVAYYRACLSGSQNIGLPFLTNDSDAAFHIMPILLPETADRVEVMTKLRDQQIQSSIHYRPIHTFENYREQGLGASEDLTHTTVVGDRVLTLPLYPSMRNEQIEQVCDALIKAV; translated from the coding sequence ATGGAGTGGAAGGTTCCGTTATTTGAGCCTGATTTAGGAAGCAAGGAAAAGCAGGCTTTGTGTGATGTGATCGATTCTGGATGGTTAACGCAGGGCGAACGAACCGCACAATTTGAGAGAGAGTTTTCCGCCTACATAGGTTCCGCGCACGGGATTGCGGTAACAAACTGTACAGTCGCTTTGCATTTGGCTTTAGAAGCGCTGGGGATCGAAGTGGGTGATGAGGTTATATGCCCGTCCTTAACCTTTGTAGCGACCGCAAACGCCATTAGATATTGCGGGGCGAAACCGGTATTCGCTGATATTACCTCTTTGCAAGATTGGAACATCTCAAAACCCACGATTGAAAAGGTGATTACACCGAAAACCAAGGCGATTATCGTGGTGCATTATGCGGGTTACGTTTGTGATATGGCGCCAATCATGCAGTTGGCGGCTCAGCATAATCTCAAGGTAATCGAGGATGTTGCCCATGCGCCAGGTGCTTCGCGCAAAGGAAAATATGCGGGAACTTGGGGCGATGCCGGTTGTTTTAGTTTCTTTTCGAATAAGAACATGACCACCGGCGAAGGTGGCATGGTAGTGACGGATAATCCAGGGCTGTGTCAACGAACACAGCGTATGCGATGTCATGGCATGACCAGCGTGACGCTGGATCGACATAAAGGGCATAATTTTTCCTACGATGTGGTTGAAAAAGGCTTCAACTATCGCATGAGCGAGCTTAATGCGGCGGTGGGCTTAGTGCAACTGGAAAAATTAAAGGTGGGGAATGAGAGACGTAAGGAACATGTTGCTTATTATCGCGCCTGCTTATCAGGCTCGCAGAATATTGGTTTACCCTTTCTGACAAACGATAGTGACGCGGCCTTTCATATTATGCCCATTCTACTGCCGGAAACAGCTGATAGAGTTGAAGTGATGACTAAGCTGAGGGATCAGCAAATACAATCGAGTATTCATTACAGACCCATTCACACCTTTGAAAACTACCGAGAGCAGGGCCTGGGTGCCAGCGAGGATTTAACTCATACCACTGTTGTGGGTGATAGGGTATTAACCCTGCCGCTCTATCCAAGCATGAGGAATGAGCAAATCGAACAAGTCTGTGATGCTC